In Hydrogenothermus marinus, a single window of DNA contains:
- the rnc gene encoding ribonuclease III, with the protein MTYPEKFLKRIEKLEEILGYTFKNKEYPLTALTHSSFVSEYKKDIKDYEVLEFLGDSVLSLIVSEILIKQYPKAREGELSKIRSSVISEAFLAKLAKMIKLNELVLLSRGEIAQKGMERESLLCDVFEAVFGAIYTDCGYYIDPPRQVFNRLFKDFLIKSIENNEIPRDYKSILQVYTQKHLKTIPKYILVEAKGPEHEKEFTVLCKVEDIVETIGKGKSKKEAENKAASKAYKKLKEKN; encoded by the coding sequence ATGACTTATCCAGAAAAGTTTTTAAAAAGGATTGAAAAGTTAGAAGAGATTTTAGGATATACCTTTAAAAATAAAGAGTATCCCTTAACTGCATTAACTCATTCTTCTTTTGTTTCAGAATATAAAAAAGATATAAAAGATTATGAAGTATTAGAATTTCTTGGAGATTCTGTTTTATCACTTATAGTAAGTGAGATTTTAATCAAACAATATCCAAAAGCAAGAGAAGGAGAACTATCCAAAATAAGATCTTCTGTAATCAGTGAAGCTTTCTTAGCAAAACTTGCCAAGATGATAAAGTTAAATGAACTTGTTCTTTTAAGCCGAGGAGAGATAGCTCAAAAAGGAATGGAAAGAGAGTCTTTACTTTGTGATGTATTTGAGGCAGTTTTTGGAGCTATATACACTGATTGTGGATATTATATAGATCCTCCAAGGCAGGTTTTTAATAGGTTATTTAAAGATTTTCTTATTAAGAGTATAGAAAATAATGAAATTCCAAGAGATTATAAATCTATACTACAAGTTTATACTCAAAAACATTTAAAAACTATTCCTAAATATATCTTAGTTGAAGCAAAAGGTCCTGAACATGAAAAAGAATTTACAGTCCTTTGTAAAGTAGAAGATATAGTAGAAACTATTGGGAAAGGAAAATCTAAAAAAGAAGCAGAAAATAAAGCCGCAAGTAAAGCTTATAAAAAACTAAAAGAGAAAAATTAG
- the fabF gene encoding beta-ketoacyl-ACP synthase II: MRRVVITGLGAITPLGNNVQDFWQGLIEGKSGIDVIKRFDPYSYKLPVVIAGEVKDFDPTQYLDKKDVKRMSDFVKFAVVAAKEAVKDSGLEVDKIDPTKAGVIVGTGIGGLRDIEDQQQILLEKGARRVSPFFIPSGISNMASGYISIEFGFKGPNSCVVTACATGTHSIGDAFKIIQRGDADIMIAGGTESAITPLGIAGFANMKALSTRNGEPQKASRPFDAERDGFVMGEGAGILVLEELEHAKKRGAKIYAEVVGYGMTGDAYHITAPCSDADGAKRVISMALNDARLNPEEIDYINAHGTSTPLNDKVETLAIKEVFKDHAYKLKVSSIKSMIGHLLGAAGGVEAVATAKTIETGIIPPTINYEHPDHDCDLDYVPNKAIEYPVKAAISNSFGFGGTNACLAFKKFED, encoded by the coding sequence ATGAGAAGAGTCGTCATTACCGGTTTAGGAGCTATAACACCTCTTGGAAATAATGTTCAAGATTTTTGGCAAGGTCTTATTGAAGGAAAAAGTGGTATTGATGTAATAAAAAGATTTGATCCTTACTCTTATAAACTTCCTGTCGTAATAGCAGGAGAAGTAAAGGATTTTGATCCTACCCAGTATCTTGATAAAAAAGATGTAAAAAGAATGAGTGATTTTGTAAAGTTTGCTGTTGTTGCAGCAAAAGAAGCAGTTAAAGACTCAGGATTAGAAGTTGATAAAATAGATCCTACAAAAGCAGGTGTTATAGTGGGAACCGGTATTGGCGGGCTTAGAGATATTGAAGATCAACAACAAATTCTTTTAGAAAAAGGTGCCAGAAGGGTTTCTCCTTTCTTTATTCCTTCTGGAATTTCAAATATGGCTTCAGGATATATATCCATAGAGTTTGGTTTTAAAGGTCCAAATAGCTGTGTTGTTACTGCATGTGCAACAGGAACCCATTCTATAGGTGATGCTTTTAAAATTATCCAAAGAGGCGATGCAGATATAATGATAGCTGGTGGCACAGAAAGTGCTATTACACCTCTTGGAATAGCAGGATTTGCAAATATGAAAGCTCTTTCTACAAGAAATGGTGAACCTCAAAAAGCTTCAAGGCCTTTTGATGCAGAAAGAGATGGTTTTGTTATGGGAGAAGGAGCTGGTATTTTAGTATTAGAAGAATTAGAGCATGCAAAAAAAAGAGGAGCAAAAATATATGCAGAAGTAGTTGGATATGGAATGACAGGAGATGCTTACCATATAACTGCTCCTTGTTCAGATGCAGATGGTGCTAAAAGAGTAATATCAATGGCTTTAAATGATGCAAGATTAAATCCAGAAGAAATAGATTATATAAATGCCCATGGTACATCTACACCTTTAAATGATAAAGTAGAAACCTTAGCAATAAAAGAAGTATTTAAAGATCATGCCTATAAATTAAAAGTTAGTTCTATTAAATCTATGATTGGTCATTTACTTGGTGCAGCAGGTGGTGTTGAAGCAGTTGCAACAGCTAAAACTATAGAAACTGGGATAATTCCTCCAACTATAAATTATGAGCATCCTGATCATGATTGTGATTTAGATTATGTACCAAATAAAGCAATAGAATATCCTGTAAAAGCGGCTATTTCTAACTCTTTTGGTTTTGGTGGAACAAATGCTTGTTTAGCTTTCAAAAAATTTGAAGACTAA
- the acpP gene encoding acyl carrier protein codes for MAENIEERVKEIIADQLGVSLDQIKPESRFVDDLGADSLDVVELIMAFEEEFGVEIPDEDAEKIATVQDVLDYIAQKQG; via the coding sequence ATGGCTGAAAATATCGAAGAAAGAGTAAAAGAAATTATTGCTGATCAACTTGGAGTTTCTTTAGATCAGATTAAACCTGAATCAAGATTTGTTGATGATTTAGGTGCAGATTCTTTAGATGTTGTAGAACTTATAATGGCTTTTGAAGAAGAGTTTGGTGTAGAAATACCTGATGAAGATGCAGAAAAAATAGCTACGGTACAAGATGTTTTAGATTATATTGCACAAAAACAAGGATAA
- the fabG gene encoding 3-oxoacyl-[acyl-carrier-protein] reductase produces the protein MLDFKGKKAIITGSTRGIGKAIAVEFAKRGATVVITGRDKANAEVVAKNISSEFGVDAYGVELDFSKDISESWKEIENYIDIPDILVNNAGITRDTLFIRMKEEDWNEVINTNLTGTFKITQLAVKKMIRKKYGKIINISSIVGFTGNVGQVNYSTSKAGLIGFTKSLAKELASRNITVNAVAPGFIETDMTENLSPEIKENYIKQIPVGRFGKPEDVAYAVLFLASDLASYITGETIHVNGGMY, from the coding sequence ATTTTGGATTTTAAAGGTAAAAAAGCTATAATTACAGGCTCAACAAGAGGGATAGGAAAAGCTATAGCAGTAGAGTTTGCAAAAAGAGGAGCTACAGTAGTAATTACTGGTAGAGATAAGGCAAATGCTGAAGTTGTTGCAAAAAATATATCCTCAGAATTTGGTGTTGATGCTTATGGTGTAGAGCTTGATTTTTCTAAGGATATTTCAGAAAGCTGGAAAGAGATAGAAAATTACATAGATATACCAGATATATTAGTAAATAATGCAGGGATTACAAGAGATACCCTTTTTATTAGGATGAAAGAAGAAGACTGGAATGAAGTTATAAATACTAATCTTACTGGTACATTTAAAATTACTCAACTTGCAGTTAAAAAAATGATAAGAAAAAAATACGGTAAAATTATAAATATATCTTCAATAGTTGGCTTTACTGGTAATGTAGGGCAGGTTAATTACTCAACGTCTAAAGCAGGATTAATAGGATTTACAAAATCCTTAGCTAAGGAACTTGCTTCAAGAAATATAACTGTAAATGCAGTAGCACCTGGGTTTATAGAAACAGATATGACAGAAAATTTATCACCAGAAATTAAGGAAAACTACATTAAACAGATACCAGTTGGTAGATTTGGAAAACCTGAAGATGTGGCTTATGCAGTTTTATTTTTAGCTTCTGATTTAGCTTCTTATATTACAGGTGAAACAATCCATGTGAATGGTGGAATGTATTAA
- the rpe gene encoding ribulose-phosphate 3-epimerase, giving the protein MENKKLLAPSILSADFSKLGKQIKIAENAGADIIHLDVMDGRYVPNITFGMPIIEKIRPLTKLPFDAHLMIVEPEKYVADFIKAGVDMISFHMDATIHSHRLVEKIKSLGAKAGVVLNPATPVNTLEEIIYYVDYVLIMSVNPGFGGQKFIPQTLLKVKKLKNLMETTGRTDILIEMDGGINKDNINKISREGVNIFVAGSAVFKGNIEENIKTLKENMKI; this is encoded by the coding sequence TTGGAAAATAAAAAATTACTTGCACCTTCAATACTTTCAGCAGATTTTTCAAAACTTGGAAAGCAGATAAAAATAGCAGAAAATGCAGGAGCAGATATAATACATCTTGATGTTATGGATGGTAGATATGTACCAAATATTACCTTTGGAATGCCAATAATTGAAAAAATAAGACCTTTAACTAAACTTCCATTTGATGCACATCTTATGATAGTAGAACCTGAAAAATATGTTGCTGATTTTATAAAAGCTGGAGTAGATATGATCTCTTTTCATATGGATGCAACTATTCATTCTCATAGACTTGTTGAAAAAATAAAATCTCTTGGAGCAAAAGCAGGGGTTGTTTTAAATCCAGCAACACCAGTTAATACATTAGAAGAAATTATTTATTATGTAGATTATGTGTTAATAATGTCTGTTAACCCAGGATTTGGTGGACAAAAATTTATTCCTCAAACTCTTTTAAAAGTTAAGAAATTAAAAAATCTTATGGAAACTACAGGTAGAACAGATATATTAATAGAGATGGATGGAGGAATAAATAAAGATAATATAAATAAAATTTCAAGAGAAGGAGTCAATATATTTGTTGCAGGAAGTGCAGTATTTAAAGGAAATATAGAGGAAAATATAAAAACTTTAAAAGAAAATATGAAAATTTAA
- a CDS encoding ABC transporter permease translates to MPLYIKIALRYLFSLKSKALSFMSIISLIGIVVGVSALLVTLAVMNGFQYGLKKKILETTPQVIIMKLANSFWEEDYEKLQNKLKKIEDIKNFQPFIYSQALASVGSTVQSIFVRGVYPDKDKKIMKTNTKIIKGSYDSIKNPKTVLIGKDLALILGVDVGDKITLISPYGRKTAIGYIPKVMKVKIGGIVNFGLYEYDSSYVQMNIKDAQKFLDYQDRITGIQLNLKDPYKADIVKKKLEEILDPIYIVKTWIDMNKTLFQALQLEELAMFLVIALIVLVASFNISSLLITKSREKRKDIAILKTIGANNRFILKIFLWQGMIIGIVGTIIGLIIGLTIIYIGDTYHLVKLNPEVYMMEYLPLKINIFHILAVSISSLVICFISSIIPSYFASKEIPAKILRYE, encoded by the coding sequence ATGCCTTTATATATAAAAATTGCTCTAAGATATTTATTCTCATTAAAAAGTAAAGCCCTTTCTTTTATGAGTATTATCTCACTAATAGGTATTGTTGTTGGAGTTTCTGCTCTTTTAGTTACCCTTGCTGTAATGAATGGTTTCCAATATGGTTTAAAAAAGAAAATATTAGAAACTACTCCTCAAGTAATTATTATGAAACTTGCAAATAGTTTTTGGGAAGAAGATTATGAAAAGCTACAAAATAAACTAAAAAAAATAGAGGATATTAAAAATTTTCAGCCATTTATATATTCTCAAGCTCTTGCTTCTGTTGGTTCTACAGTCCAATCAATATTTGTTAGGGGAGTATATCCAGATAAAGACAAAAAGATAATGAAAACAAATACTAAAATTATAAAAGGTAGCTATGATTCTATTAAAAATCCAAAAACTGTTTTAATAGGAAAAGATTTAGCTTTGATACTTGGTGTTGATGTTGGAGACAAAATAACTCTTATATCCCCTTACGGAAGAAAAACAGCAATAGGATATATACCTAAGGTAATGAAAGTTAAGATAGGTGGAATTGTTAATTTTGGATTATACGAATATGACTCAAGCTATGTTCAGATGAATATAAAAGATGCTCAAAAATTTTTAGATTATCAAGATAGAATAACTGGTATACAACTTAATCTAAAAGATCCATATAAGGCTGATATTGTTAAGAAAAAATTAGAAGAAATTTTAGATCCAATATATATTGTTAAAACTTGGATAGATATGAATAAAACTTTATTTCAAGCCTTACAACTTGAAGAACTTGCAATGTTTTTAGTAATAGCATTAATAGTTTTAGTTGCATCTTTTAATATTTCAAGTCTTTTAATTACAAAATCAAGGGAAAAAAGAAAAGATATAGCAATATTAAAAACTATTGGTGCAAATAATAGATTTATACTTAAGATTTTCTTATGGCAAGGAATGATAATAGGAATCGTAGGAACCATAATTGGATTAATCATTGGCCTTACAATTATTTATATTGGAGATACTTATCATCTTGTAAAACTAAATCCTGAAGTTTATATGATGGAGTATTTACCACTAAAAATAAATATTTTTCATATATTAGCTGTAAGTATTTCTTCTCTTGTAATCTGTTTTATATCTTCTATAATTCCTTCATATTTTGCATCAAAAGAGATACCAGCAAAAATTTTAAGGTATGAGTGA
- a CDS encoding ABC transporter ATP-binding protein has protein sequence MAFIKVENLKKIYKTEEGQVEALKGINFQAEKGSMIAIMGPSGSGKSTFLHLIGAIDKPTEGKVFIDGKDIYSISEEQLALFRNKKLGFVFQFHYLLPEFTALENVAMPMLIYENNEKKPYEKAKDILKKLNLEDRLNHKPSQLSGGQQQRVAIARALINNPEIIIADEPTGNLDSENSRIVMEILKNLNKEHNVSIIIATHDIDIARYCNDIYYMKDGLLYDYYS, from the coding sequence ATGGCTTTTATAAAAGTAGAAAATTTAAAAAAGATTTATAAAACTGAAGAAGGACAGGTTGAAGCTTTAAAAGGTATTAACTTTCAAGCTGAAAAAGGAAGTATGATTGCAATAATGGGACCTTCTGGTTCAGGAAAAAGTACATTTTTACATTTAATAGGTGCAATTGACAAACCTACAGAAGGTAAAGTTTTTATTGATGGAAAAGATATTTATAGCATTTCCGAGGAACAGCTTGCATTATTTAGAAATAAAAAACTTGGCTTTGTTTTTCAGTTCCATTATCTACTACCAGAATTTACTGCTTTAGAAAATGTTGCTATGCCTATGCTTATATATGAAAATAATGAAAAAAAACCATATGAGAAGGCAAAAGATATTTTAAAAAAACTAAACTTAGAAGATAGATTAAATCATAAACCTTCTCAGCTTTCAGGAGGCCAACAACAAAGAGTAGCAATAGCAAGAGCTTTAATAAACAATCCAGAAATAATAATAGCAGATGAGCCAACTGGAAATTTAGATAGTGAAAATAGTAGAATAGTAATGGAAATACTTAAAAACTTGAATAAAGAGCATAATGTGAGTATTATCATTGCTACCCATGATATTGACATAGCAAGATATTGTAATGATATTTATTATATGAAAGATGGTTTATTATATGATTATTATTCTTGA
- a CDS encoding ATP-dependent Clp protease ATP-binding subunit produces the protein MFEKFTERARKAILNAREIALEYRSNYLGSEHLLLSLLEEEDIPILVLSRFGLTVEKVKRTLTSQMVKGSHVGEVLFAPDAKRVLEYAVEESRILHHQFVGPEHLLIGVVREKTGLGGRVLRGFGIDEYSIRREILQILGEIPPQEQQKQVPTPNTDRFSRDLTALAKEGKLDPVIGRDKEIDRVIQILARRRKNNPVLIGEPGVGKTSIVEGLAQRIANKEVPEPLLGKRVVALDLAALVAGTKYRGQFEERLKNILKELEKAPHIILFIDELHTLVGAGAAEGSIDASNMLKPALARGEIQLIGATTIDEYRKYIEKDGALERRFQPVLVEPPSPEDAVKILMGLKKKFEEFHHVHYTKKAIEKAVEYSVKYIADRQLPDKAIDLIDEAGAWVRLRGLELPAKLKKIEERIKQIEEEKAQAAKEQDYEKAAKLRDEELKLRAKFETEKAKWKEERKEKVPKVTEEHIAMVIAKWTGIPVARLTQTEAEKLLHIEEELHKRVVDQNEAISAISKAIRRNTVGLKGSHRPIGVFMFLGPTGVGKTETAKALAEYLFGTEDALIRFDMSEFMEKHTVSRLIGAPPGYVGYEEGGQLTEAVRRRPYSVLLFDEIEKAHPDVFNIFLQIFDDGRLTDNFGRVVDFSNTIIIMTSNLGARLILESNKMGFEQKSSLLDYENMKKNVLQQVRKHFSPEFLNRLDDVIVFKPLDKEIVKGIIDIQLKEINKRLSEWNVKVKLSDEFVEHLIEKEFNPEYGARSIKRALQSLVEDLLAEEILKGNLPEGSTAEIIMKKDGTVGLKVKKTRARKKTTKKKEEATTI, from the coding sequence ATGTTTGAAAAATTTACAGAAAGAGCTAGGAAAGCAATATTAAATGCAAGAGAAATAGCTTTAGAATATAGAAGTAATTATTTAGGAAGTGAGCATCTTCTTTTATCTTTACTTGAAGAAGAGGATATTCCTATACTTGTTTTATCAAGATTTGGATTAACAGTAGAAAAAGTAAAAAGAACATTAACTTCTCAAATGGTAAAAGGTTCCCATGTTGGAGAAGTTTTATTTGCTCCTGATGCAAAAAGAGTTTTAGAATATGCAGTTGAAGAATCAAGAATACTACATCACCAGTTTGTAGGGCCTGAGCATCTTTTAATAGGTGTTGTAAGAGAAAAAACTGGACTTGGCGGAAGAGTTTTAAGAGGATTTGGTATAGATGAATACTCTATACGAAGAGAAATACTTCAAATACTTGGAGAAATACCACCTCAAGAACAACAAAAGCAAGTACCTACTCCAAATACAGATAGATTCTCAAGAGATTTAACAGCTTTAGCAAAAGAAGGAAAATTAGATCCAGTAATAGGAAGAGATAAAGAGATAGATAGGGTTATACAAATTCTTGCAAGAAGAAGAAAAAATAATCCAGTTTTAATAGGTGAGCCAGGTGTTGGTAAAACATCTATAGTTGAAGGTCTTGCTCAAAGAATAGCTAATAAAGAAGTTCCAGAACCTTTACTTGGGAAAAGAGTTGTAGCTTTAGATTTAGCAGCATTAGTTGCAGGTACAAAATATAGAGGTCAGTTTGAAGAAAGATTAAAAAATATATTAAAAGAGTTAGAAAAAGCACCTCATATAATATTATTTATAGATGAGCTTCATACACTTGTTGGGGCAGGTGCAGCAGAAGGTTCAATAGATGCTTCAAATATGTTAAAGCCTGCTTTAGCAAGAGGAGAAATTCAGTTAATTGGTGCTACAACAATAGATGAATATAGAAAATATATAGAGAAAGATGGTGCTTTAGAAAGAAGATTCCAACCAGTATTAGTAGAGCCACCTTCTCCAGAAGATGCAGTAAAAATATTAATGGGTCTTAAGAAAAAGTTTGAAGAGTTTCATCATGTTCACTATACAAAGAAAGCTATAGAAAAAGCAGTTGAATATTCAGTTAAATATATCGCAGATAGACAACTTCCTGATAAAGCAATAGATCTTATAGATGAAGCAGGTGCTTGGGTTAGATTAAGAGGATTAGAACTACCTGCTAAACTTAAAAAAATAGAAGAAAGAATTAAACAGATAGAAGAAGAAAAAGCACAAGCAGCAAAAGAACAAGATTATGAAAAAGCAGCAAAACTCAGAGATGAAGAACTTAAATTAAGAGCAAAATTTGAAACAGAAAAAGCAAAGTGGAAAGAAGAAAGAAAAGAAAAAGTGCCAAAAGTTACAGAAGAGCATATAGCTATGGTAATTGCTAAATGGACTGGAATACCAGTAGCAAGATTAACTCAAACTGAAGCAGAAAAACTTTTACATATTGAAGAAGAGCTTCATAAAAGAGTTGTTGATCAAAATGAAGCAATATCTGCAATTTCAAAGGCTATAAGAAGAAATACAGTGGGATTAAAAGGATCACATAGACCTATAGGTGTATTTATGTTCCTTGGACCAACAGGAGTTGGTAAAACAGAAACAGCAAAAGCTTTAGCAGAATATCTATTTGGAACAGAAGATGCATTAATAAGATTTGATATGTCTGAATTTATGGAAAAACATACAGTATCAAGACTTATTGGTGCTCCTCCAGGATATGTTGGTTATGAAGAAGGTGGACAACTTACAGAAGCAGTAAGAAGAAGACCTTATTCAGTACTTTTATTTGATGAGATAGAAAAAGCTCATCCAGATGTATTTAATATTTTCTTACAAATATTTGATGATGGAAGATTAACTGATAATTTTGGAAGAGTTGTAGATTTTAGCAATACAATAATAATTATGACTTCAAACCTTGGAGCAAGACTTATACTTGAAAGTAATAAAATGGGATTTGAACAAAAATCATCTTTACTTGATTATGAAAATATGAAGAAAAATGTTTTACAACAAGTTAGAAAGCACTTTTCACCAGAGTTTTTAAACAGACTTGATGATGTGATAGTATTTAAACCATTGGATAAAGAGATAGTTAAAGGTATAATTGATATTCAACTTAAAGAAATAAATAAAAGGTTAAGTGAATGGAATGTAAAAGTGAAATTATCAGACGAATTTGTAGAACATTTAATAGAGAAGGAATTCAATCCAGAATATGGAGCAAGAAGTATAAAAAGGGCCTTACAATCACTTGTAGAAGATTTATTGGCAGAAGAGATATTAAAAGGAAATCTGCCAGAAGGTTCAACTGCAGAAATAATTATGAAGAAAGATGGAACAGTTGGTTTAAAAGTCAAAAAAACAAGAGCCAGAAAGAAAACAACCAAGAAAAAAGAAGAAGCTACAACAATTTAA
- the bamA gene encoding outer membrane protein assembly factor BamA: protein MPLFFILLFFIPSKSQENIQTPSLEKEIQKVYRLKGIEIRGLKYIKPEIIKPLIPLKKGAIVTRDKVASTLRDLYKLGYFKDIETYTQYTENGIDLIFVFKELPVVQKIEFEGNEEISTQDLKDALGIIEEERQETGTMPWLTSVGPELQEKLQSLKKGLGRVFSIEEIEKMKKKILKLYEEKGFYNTKVSYYFKGNILVFKIDEGHKAYVKQIVIIGNKQISDDDIKDVMETKKRCWWKLRFHPSLQKEVLYEDIDRIRQLYLNKGFFDVFVSQPKIELKNGEEYYIFITIKEGPRYKLSAIEFKNNTLYTKDEILERFKRDLKIGDYYNGEIIKKIKDEIIDKYTDLGFIFTRVDDEKILDKKNKLVKVVYNIDKGNIFYVNKINIHGNYESRDYVIRRELRFAPGDLFKRKDLLRSQARLYKLGFYNGIGFNPKFVSEDKLDVDTYVQERFTGQISVGAGYSQLTGLSFFASIKKGNFMGTGDTLGLSLTVGSQYRNNSISYLHKWAFYKPLDLGFKLYDSYVDYGTFVAQKLGFSPTLSREFKEYWRTGIGLTLEKGEYKNVSTDAPYYIQRQAGKYDLYSIYWFINRNDVDNPILPTKGTDFTITLKTGTGTRDFYKGVFSGTVIVPDHIFWTDFVFSFKARYGFVRKINKEIPLDEYFFVGGDFTVRGFDYGMAGPYDSALNPLGAKNELIFNFQINHPLVQNFLWGYVFSDAGQGFNEFKDLSLYYSAGVGLKIVTPMAPIDLYYGKVLNPPAGISDTRFGFVLGSFF, encoded by the coding sequence TTGCCCCTATTTTTTATTTTATTATTTTTTATTCCTTCAAAATCTCAAGAAAATATTCAAACTCCTTCCTTAGAAAAAGAGATTCAAAAAGTATATAGATTAAAAGGAATAGAGATTAGAGGATTAAAATATATAAAACCAGAAATAATAAAGCCATTAATTCCATTAAAAAAAGGTGCTATAGTTACAAGAGATAAAGTAGCATCAACATTAAGAGATTTATATAAACTTGGATATTTTAAGGATATAGAAACATATACTCAATATACAGAAAATGGCATAGATCTTATTTTTGTATTTAAAGAACTTCCTGTCGTGCAAAAGATAGAGTTTGAAGGTAATGAAGAAATAAGTACTCAAGATTTAAAAGATGCTTTAGGAATTATAGAAGAAGAAAGACAAGAAACCGGGACTATGCCATGGCTTACATCTGTAGGTCCTGAACTTCAAGAAAAACTTCAGTCTTTAAAAAAAGGCCTTGGCAGGGTTTTTTCTATTGAAGAAATAGAAAAAATGAAAAAGAAAATCTTAAAACTTTATGAAGAAAAAGGATTTTATAATACAAAAGTTTCTTACTATTTTAAGGGAAATATTCTTGTATTTAAAATAGATGAAGGGCATAAAGCATACGTTAAACAGATAGTTATTATTGGAAACAAGCAGATATCTGATGATGATATTAAAGATGTTATGGAAACCAAAAAAAGATGTTGGTGGAAACTTAGATTCCATCCTTCACTTCAAAAAGAAGTTTTATATGAAGATATAGATAGAATAAGACAGCTTTATCTTAATAAAGGATTTTTTGATGTTTTTGTATCTCAGCCAAAAATAGAGCTAAAAAATGGAGAAGAATATTATATATTTATTACAATAAAAGAAGGTCCAAGATATAAGCTCTCTGCTATTGAGTTTAAAAACAATACTTTATATACAAAAGATGAAATATTAGAAAGATTTAAAAGAGATTTAAAAATTGGTGATTATTACAATGGAGAGATAATTAAAAAGATAAAAGATGAAATTATAGATAAATATACAGACCTTGGATTTATATTCACTAGAGTAGATGATGAAAAAATATTAGATAAGAAAAATAAGCTTGTAAAAGTAGTATACAATATAGATAAGGGAAATATATTTTATGTAAATAAAATAAATATTCATGGAAATTATGAATCAAGAGATTATGTAATAAGAAGAGAACTTAGATTTGCACCAGGAGATTTATTCAAAAGAAAAGATCTTCTTCGTTCTCAAGCAAGACTTTACAAACTTGGATTTTACAATGGAATTGGATTTAATCCAAAATTTGTTTCGGAAGACAAACTTGATGTAGATACATATGTACAAGAAAGATTTACAGGACAGATCTCTGTTGGTGCAGGATATAGTCAGTTAACAGGCCTTTCTTTCTTTGCATCTATTAAAAAAGGTAATTTTATGGGAACAGGAGATACTTTAGGTTTATCTTTAACAGTTGGTTCTCAATATAGAAATAATTCTATATCTTATCTTCATAAATGGGCTTTTTATAAACCTTTAGATCTTGGATTTAAACTTTATGATAGTTATGTTGATTATGGAACATTTGTTGCTCAAAAACTTGGATTTTCTCCTACCCTTTCAAGAGAATTTAAAGAATACTGGAGAACAGGAATAGGCTTAACCTTAGAAAAAGGTGAATATAAAAATGTTTCTACTGATGCACCTTATTATATTCAAAGGCAAGCTGGAAAGTATGATTTATACTCAATATACTGGTTTATTAATAGAAATGATGTAGATAATCCTATACTTCCAACAAAAGGAACAGATTTTACAATTACCTTAAAGACAGGTACTGGAACAAGAGATTTTTATAAAGGAGTATTTAGTGGAACTGTTATTGTACCGGATCATATTTTCTGGACAGATTTTGTTTTTTCATTTAAAGCAAGATATGGATTTGTTAGAAAAATAAATAAAGAAATTCCTCTTGATGAATATTTCTTTGTTGGTGGTGATTTTACAGTAAGAGGCTTTGATTATGGTATGGCAGGGCCTTATGATAGTGCTTTAAATCCACTTGGTGCTAAAAATGAGCTTATATTTAATTTTCAAATAAATCATCCTTTAGTACAGAACTTTCTATGGGGTTATGTATTTTCGGATGCAGGACAAGGATTTAATGAATTTAAAGATTTAAGCCTCTATTATTCTGCAGGAGTAGGATTAAAGATAGTTACTCCTATGGCTCCAATTGATTTATATTATGGAAAGGTTCTTAATCCACCTGCAGGAATAAGTGATACTAGATTTGGATTTGTTCTTGGAAGTTTCTTTTAA